Within Catenulispora sp. GP43, the genomic segment CCGAAGACGCCTGAGAAGACGCGTCAGAGCGAGCCTCAGGACCCTGCGGACAAGCCCGCTGAGCAGCCGAGCACGCTGGCCGGACCGCCGCCCGGGCACCCGGAGCGGATGCCGCGGCGGACACGGCTCAGCCGGGTCGAGCGGGCGTTGTTCAGGCAGCTGGAGC encodes:
- a CDS encoding DUF6059 family protein, with protein sequence MSPAMRRRLEAVGKAMLAGMTAYAWYWSPATRTRRREPQKTPPKTPEKTRQSEPQDPADKPAEQPSTLAGPPPGHPERMPRRTRLSRVERALFRQLERTGKDG